A part of Polynucleobacter sp. MG-Unter2-18 genomic DNA contains:
- the asd gene encoding aspartate-semialdehyde dehydrogenase, with product MSNTKTPLVGLVGWRGMVGSVLMERMLAEKDFDLIEPVFFSTSQAGGEVPLLNGQKVTQSENTLLDANDVKALMRCDIILTCQGGDYTNEIFPQLRAAGWQGHWIDAASALRMKDDAVLILDPVNRPVIDKALAAGGKNWIGSNCTVSLMMMAMGGLVKADMVEWISAMTYQAASGAGAQNMRELLLQMGALRDSVATELADPSSWILDIDRKITETLRSPDFPKKNFRNTPLAGSLIPWIDVPVENGQTKEEWKGGAEFNKILGRPAFRTPGSIPIDGLCVRVGAMRCHSQGLTVKLKKDIPLKEIEAILANDNQWVKVVPNDREITERELSPAAVSGTLTVPIGRLHKMAMGPEYLGAFTVGDQLLWGAAEPLRRMLRILLDSNA from the coding sequence ATGTCAAATACAAAAACACCTTTAGTCGGCTTAGTTGGATGGCGGGGTATGGTTGGTAGCGTTCTCATGGAGAGAATGTTGGCTGAAAAAGATTTTGACCTGATTGAGCCTGTATTTTTTAGTACCAGCCAGGCTGGTGGTGAAGTGCCACTCTTAAATGGTCAAAAAGTGACTCAGAGTGAAAATACTTTGCTCGATGCAAACGATGTCAAAGCACTGATGCGTTGCGACATTATTTTGACCTGTCAGGGTGGTGATTACACCAATGAGATTTTTCCTCAATTACGTGCCGCTGGTTGGCAGGGTCACTGGATTGATGCCGCTAGCGCTTTGCGCATGAAGGATGATGCGGTCTTGATTTTGGATCCAGTAAATCGTCCAGTGATTGATAAAGCGCTGGCCGCCGGCGGAAAAAACTGGATTGGTAGTAACTGCACAGTCAGTTTAATGATGATGGCTATGGGTGGTTTGGTTAAGGCTGATATGGTCGAGTGGATTAGTGCTATGACCTACCAGGCAGCTTCAGGTGCTGGCGCCCAAAATATGCGTGAACTGTTATTGCAAATGGGCGCATTGCGCGATAGCGTAGCCACTGAATTAGCTGACCCTTCTTCTTGGATTCTGGATATTGATCGCAAAATTACTGAGACATTACGTTCACCGGATTTTCCAAAGAAAAACTTCCGCAATACTCCTCTAGCCGGTAGTTTGATTCCTTGGATTGACGTTCCTGTTGAGAACGGTCAAACCAAAGAAGAATGGAAGGGCGGAGCTGAGTTTAATAAGATCTTGGGTCGACCTGCGTTTAGAACCCCAGGCAGCATTCCGATTGATGGCTTATGTGTTCGTGTTGGTGCGATGCGCTGCCACTCACAAGGCCTGACTGTCAAACTCAAAAAAGATATTCCGCTTAAAGAGATTGAGGCCATATTGGCCAATGACAATCAATGGGTCAAGGTGGTTCCAAATGATCGCGAGATTACTGAACGTGAATTATCTCCAGCCGCTGTTAGCGGCACATTGACGGTACCTATCGGACGATTGCATAAGATGGCGATGGGTCCTGAATATCTTGGTGCTTTTACTGTGGGCGATCAACTTTTGTGGGGTGCTGCGGAGCCCTTACGTCGAATGTTAAGAATTCTATTGGATAGCAATGCCTAA
- the leuB gene encoding 3-isopropylmalate dehydrogenase, giving the protein MKIAVLPGDGIGPEIVAEAVKVLNALGPQFDLETAPVGGAAYDVAGHPLPPATLELAKKADAILFGAVGDWKYDALARELRPEQAILGLRKHLELFANFRPAICYDELTAASSLKPEIVSGLDILIIRELNGDIYFGQPRGIRTSELPLFKGAREGFDMMHYSEPEVERIGRVAFEAARKRSKKVCSVDKANVLETSQLWRDVMIRVGKDYPDVELTHMYVDNAAMQLVKAPKAFDVVVTGNLFGDILSDEASMLTGSIGMLPSASLDKNNKGLYEPSHGSAPDIAGKGIANPLATILSAAMMLRYSLGLPAEADRIEAAVQQVLSQGLRTADIYTEGTKKVSTIEMGNAVVAALAK; this is encoded by the coding sequence ATGAAAATTGCAGTCCTACCGGGCGATGGTATCGGCCCGGAAATCGTTGCTGAAGCCGTCAAGGTGCTAAACGCGCTCGGTCCTCAATTTGACCTAGAGACGGCACCTGTTGGCGGTGCTGCTTATGATGTCGCTGGACATCCATTGCCGCCTGCAACTTTAGAGCTTGCTAAAAAAGCAGATGCTATTTTGTTTGGTGCTGTGGGTGACTGGAAATATGATGCCTTGGCTCGTGAACTCCGTCCAGAGCAAGCCATCTTAGGTTTGCGCAAGCATCTTGAGCTGTTTGCCAACTTTAGACCTGCTATTTGCTATGACGAGCTTACCGCTGCGTCCAGCTTAAAGCCTGAGATCGTTAGTGGTCTGGATATATTGATTATTCGCGAACTGAACGGCGATATCTACTTTGGTCAGCCACGTGGTATTCGTACTTCTGAATTGCCTTTATTTAAGGGTGCGCGTGAAGGTTTCGACATGATGCACTACAGCGAACCTGAAGTAGAGCGTATTGGCCGTGTCGCTTTTGAAGCGGCCCGTAAGCGTAGCAAAAAGGTGTGCAGCGTGGACAAGGCCAATGTATTAGAGACTTCACAGTTGTGGCGTGATGTCATGATTCGTGTTGGCAAAGATTATCCTGATGTTGAGTTAACGCATATGTATGTTGATAACGCTGCTATGCAATTAGTGAAGGCGCCCAAAGCATTTGATGTGGTGGTGACTGGTAACTTGTTTGGCGATATTCTTTCAGATGAAGCTTCGATGTTGACTGGCTCAATTGGTATGTTGCCATCGGCTTCATTGGATAAAAACAATAAAGGCTTGTATGAGCCAAGTCATGGTTCAGCGCCCGATATCGCGGGTAAGGGTATTGCCAATCCATTGGCAACGATTCTTTCTGCTGCCATGATGTTGCGTTACTCATTGGGTTTACCTGCAGAAGCAGATCGTATCGAAGCGGCAGTCCAACAGGTTTTATCCCAAGGTTTGCGTACCGCCGATATTTACACCGAAGGTACAAAAAAAGTTTCTACCATTGAAATGGGTAATGCCGTGGTTGCTGCCCTTGCAAAATAA
- the leuD gene encoding 3-isopropylmalate dehydratase small subunit — MEKFTVYKGLVAPLNRENVDTDAIIPKQFLKSIKKTGFGQNLFDEWRYLDHGEPGQDCSARPINPDFVLNQLRYKDAGILLARKNFGCGSSREHAPWALDQYGFRAVIAPSFADIFHNNCFKNGLLPIVLSEIQVDHLFNETLAFSGYQLTIDLEAQQVILPDGTAYSFDVAPFRKHCLLNGLDDIGLTLQHADKIKAYEAERILKMPWLATQLP; from the coding sequence ATGGAAAAATTTACGGTATACAAAGGCTTGGTAGCCCCGCTGAATCGCGAAAATGTGGATACCGATGCCATCATTCCCAAGCAGTTCTTAAAATCAATTAAGAAAACGGGTTTTGGCCAAAATTTATTTGATGAATGGCGTTATTTGGATCATGGTGAGCCTGGTCAAGATTGCAGCGCACGCCCAATCAATCCAGATTTTGTTTTAAATCAACTGCGTTACAAAGATGCCGGTATTTTGCTGGCCCGGAAGAACTTTGGCTGTGGCAGCTCCCGTGAGCATGCACCTTGGGCTTTAGATCAGTATGGCTTTAGGGCGGTGATTGCCCCTAGTTTTGCCGACATCTTTCACAATAATTGCTTTAAAAACGGTCTTTTACCGATTGTCCTCTCGGAGATACAGGTAGACCATTTATTTAACGAAACTCTGGCTTTTAGTGGTTATCAGCTCACAATTGATCTAGAGGCCCAGCAAGTTATCCTGCCTGATGGAACCGCTTACAGCTTTGATGTGGCGCCATTCAGAAAGCATTGCCTGCTGAACGGCTTAGATGATATTGGCTTAACCCTGCAACATGCAGATAAAATCAAGGCTTACGAAGCTGAGCGCATTCTGAAGATGCCTTGGCTTGCTACACAACTGCCCTAG
- the leuC gene encoding 3-isopropylmalate dehydratase large subunit — protein MSRTLYDKLWDDHVVYSEEDGTATIYIDRQLLHEVTSPQAFEGLNLAGRPVWRISANLAVSDHNVPTTDRSEGIADPISKLQVDTLDQNCDAFGITQYKMNDTRQGIVHVIGPEQGATLPGMTVVCGDSHTSTHGAFGALAFGIGTSEVEHVLATQTLLMKKSKNMLVKVDGRLQPGSTAKDIVLAVIGKIGTAGGTGYTIDFAGEAIRNLSMEGRMTVCNMAIEAGARAGLVAVDETTIEYIQGRPYAPKGEALRHALQYWRTLHSDSDAQFDAVVELRAEEIAPQVTWGTSPEMVLAISDRVPDPEKERDGNKRSAMERALEYMGLVPNTPLSNISIDKVFIGSCTNSRIEDIRAAAKVVDRLGKKVAANVKLALVVPGSGLVKAQAEREGLDRVFKAAGFEWREPGCSMCLAMNADRLEPGERCASTSNRNFEGRQGNGGRTHLVSPAMAAAAAIEGHFVDVRKIS, from the coding sequence ATGTCACGTACGCTTTATGACAAATTGTGGGATGACCATGTCGTCTATTCCGAAGAAGATGGCACGGCCACGATTTACATAGATCGTCAGTTATTGCATGAAGTAACCAGTCCTCAGGCTTTTGAAGGACTTAATTTAGCTGGCCGTCCAGTGTGGCGAATCTCTGCGAATCTGGCTGTTTCGGATCACAATGTTCCAACAACCGATCGCTCTGAAGGGATCGCTGATCCTATCTCGAAGTTACAAGTAGATACGCTTGATCAAAACTGCGACGCCTTTGGTATTACGCAATACAAAATGAACGATACCCGCCAAGGGATTGTTCACGTCATTGGACCAGAGCAGGGTGCAACCTTGCCTGGTATGACCGTAGTCTGTGGTGATTCACATACCAGTACGCATGGTGCATTTGGTGCGCTAGCTTTTGGTATTGGGACATCTGAAGTCGAGCATGTTTTAGCCACCCAAACTTTGCTGATGAAAAAAAGCAAGAACATGTTGGTTAAGGTGGACGGACGTCTGCAACCTGGTTCTACTGCGAAAGACATTGTCCTCGCCGTGATTGGTAAGATCGGTACTGCTGGTGGAACTGGTTACACCATTGATTTTGCTGGTGAGGCTATTCGCAACCTCTCTATGGAAGGTCGGATGACTGTTTGTAATATGGCCATTGAAGCTGGTGCTCGCGCCGGACTTGTGGCCGTTGATGAAACCACGATCGAATACATCCAAGGTAGACCATACGCCCCCAAAGGTGAGGCTTTGCGACATGCTCTGCAATACTGGCGCACCTTACATTCAGATTCAGATGCACAGTTTGATGCCGTAGTTGAGCTACGCGCTGAAGAAATTGCCCCTCAAGTAACTTGGGGAACTTCGCCAGAAATGGTCTTAGCTATTAGTGATCGCGTTCCCGATCCTGAGAAAGAGCGTGATGGAAACAAGCGTTCTGCAATGGAGCGTGCACTTGAATACATGGGTCTCGTTCCGAACACACCATTAAGCAATATCTCTATTGATAAAGTATTCATCGGATCTTGTACCAATAGTCGTATTGAAGATATTCGTGCTGCTGCCAAGGTGGTTGATCGTTTAGGTAAGAAGGTGGCTGCTAATGTGAAGTTGGCATTAGTAGTTCCTGGTTCTGGATTGGTAAAAGCCCAAGCTGAGCGCGAAGGTTTAGATCGGGTATTTAAAGCTGCTGGATTTGAGTGGCGCGAGCCTGGCTGCTCTATGTGTTTGGCGATGAATGCTGATCGCCTTGAGCCTGGTGAACGTTGCGCATCTACATCCAATCGCAACTTTGAAGGTCGCCAAGGTAATGGCGGAAGAACGCACTTGGTGAGCCCAGCAATGGCTGCTGCCGCTGCGATTGAAGGTCATTTTGTTGATGTTCGTAAGATTTCATAA
- the gltA gene encoding citrate synthase yields the protein MIESDIKAKLSFSDGTPDIDLPIYKGTVGPDVIDIRKLYGQTGKFTYDSGFLSTASCNSKITYIDGDKGELLYRGYPIEDLAHNCDFLEVCYLLINGELPNATEKKDFEELVTHHTMVHEQMQFFLRGFRRDAHPMSVLTGLVGAMAAFYHDAIDYSQTKAREIAQIRLIAKMPTLVAMSYKYSVGQPFIYPDNSLSYTANFMRMMFATPCEEYKVNPVLVRALDRIFILHADHEQNASTSTVRLCGSSGTNPFAAISAGIACLWGPAHGGANEACLEMLNEIQANGGVDKIHDFIAQVKDKNSSVRLMGFGHRVYKNFDPRAKLMRETCHEVLKEMGLENDPLFKLAMTLEKIALEDEYFVSRKLYPNVDFYSGIVQRALGIPTEMFTCVFALARTVGWIAQWEEMITDPEYKIGRPRQLYVGETSRKVPNISVRK from the coding sequence ATGATTGAATCGGACATCAAGGCAAAATTATCGTTTTCGGACGGCACACCAGATATCGACTTGCCAATTTATAAAGGCACCGTTGGTCCCGATGTAATTGATATTCGTAAACTTTACGGTCAAACCGGCAAGTTCACTTACGACTCAGGTTTTTTATCTACCGCTTCTTGTAATAGCAAAATCACTTACATTGATGGCGATAAAGGTGAGTTGCTCTATCGTGGTTACCCAATTGAAGATCTTGCGCATAACTGTGATTTCTTGGAAGTTTGCTACCTTCTAATCAATGGTGAGTTACCTAATGCTACCGAGAAAAAAGATTTTGAGGAATTGGTGACACATCACACGATGGTTCACGAGCAAATGCAATTTTTCTTGCGCGGTTTCCGACGTGATGCGCACCCAATGTCTGTATTAACTGGCTTAGTTGGTGCGATGGCGGCTTTTTACCATGACGCAATTGATTATAGTCAGACTAAAGCACGCGAAATTGCTCAGATTCGTCTGATTGCTAAGATGCCAACCTTGGTTGCAATGTCTTACAAGTATTCTGTAGGGCAGCCATTTATCTATCCAGATAATTCTTTGTCTTACACAGCCAACTTCATGCGCATGATGTTCGCAACACCATGCGAAGAGTACAAGGTCAATCCAGTCTTAGTACGTGCTTTGGATCGCATCTTTATCCTGCATGCTGACCATGAGCAAAATGCCTCTACTTCCACAGTGCGTTTGTGCGGCTCTTCTGGTACCAATCCATTTGCTGCTATCTCTGCTGGTATTGCTTGCCTTTGGGGCCCAGCTCACGGCGGTGCAAACGAAGCTTGCTTAGAGATGTTGAATGAAATTCAGGCTAATGGCGGTGTGGATAAGATTCATGACTTCATTGCTCAAGTCAAAGATAAGAACTCTAGCGTTCGCTTGATGGGCTTTGGTCATCGGGTTTATAAAAACTTTGACCCACGTGCAAAACTGATGCGTGAAACTTGCCATGAAGTATTGAAAGAAATGGGTCTGGAGAATGATCCATTGTTCAAGCTAGCCATGACTCTTGAAAAGATTGCCTTGGAAGATGAATATTTTGTCAGCCGCAAGCTCTATCCAAACGTAGACTTCTATTCTGGAATTGTTCAGCGCGCTTTGGGTATTCCAACTGAAATGTTTACCTGTGTATTTGCTTTGGCGAGAACAGTAGGTTGGATTGCTCAGTGGGAAGAAATGATTACTGACCCTGAGTACAAAATTGGTCGTCCACGTCAGTTATATGTTGGAGAAACTTCACGTAAGGTTCCCAACATCTCTGTACGTAAATAA
- a CDS encoding succinate dehydrogenase assembly factor 2, which yields MTLSNAELYRLKSDARRGLLENDLILQRFFERYGSQISAEDGKVLSQLFALEDNDLMDILIGRRDSVVGLEKESQEDSFKAVLQKLRQK from the coding sequence ATGACCCTCAGTAATGCAGAGTTATATCGTTTAAAGAGTGATGCCCGCAGGGGTTTGCTTGAAAACGATCTGATTCTGCAGCGTTTTTTTGAGCGCTATGGCTCTCAAATAAGCGCAGAAGATGGAAAAGTATTGAGCCAGTTATTTGCTCTGGAAGACAATGACTTGATGGACATTTTAATTGGTCGCAGGGATTCTGTGGTGGGATTGGAAAAAGAGTCTCAAGAAGACTCTTTTAAGGCGGTATTACAAAAGCTGAGACAGAAATAA
- a CDS encoding succinate dehydrogenase iron-sulfur subunit: MSDIRVFEIYRYDPDVDAAPRMERYELELTGERMLLDALISLKKQDESISYRRSCREGVCGSDAMNINGKNGLACLTNMLTLPKVITLRPLPGLPVVRDLIVDMTLFFKQYLSIKPYLVNDNPFPEKERLQSPEEREELNGLYECILCASCSTSCPSFWWNPDKFVGPAGLLQAYRFIADSRDEDTAQRLDNLEDPYRLFRCHTIMNCVDVCPKHLNPTKAIGKIKELMVRRAV, encoded by the coding sequence ATGAGTGATATTCGTGTATTTGAAATTTACCGCTACGATCCAGATGTCGATGCTGCTCCACGCATGGAGCGCTATGAGCTCGAGTTAACTGGTGAACGTATGTTACTGGATGCCTTGATTTCTTTAAAGAAACAAGATGAAAGTATCTCCTATCGCCGCTCATGTCGTGAAGGTGTTTGTGGCTCAGATGCTATGAACATTAATGGCAAGAACGGATTGGCTTGCTTAACCAATATGTTGACCCTGCCTAAAGTCATTACCTTGCGCCCATTGCCTGGTTTACCAGTGGTGCGTGATTTGATTGTGGATATGACTTTGTTCTTTAAGCAATATCTTTCTATCAAACCTTACTTGGTTAATGACAATCCATTCCCAGAGAAAGAGCGTCTCCAGAGTCCTGAAGAGCGTGAAGAGTTGAATGGTTTATATGAGTGCATCTTGTGTGCCTCCTGCTCAACTTCATGCCCATCTTTCTGGTGGAATCCAGATAAGTTTGTCGGTCCTGCTGGTTTGCTTCAGGCATATCGATTTATTGCAGACAGCCGAGATGAAGATACAGCACAGCGCTTAGACAACTTGGAAGACCCATACCGTTTATTCCGCTGCCATACCATCATGAACTGCGTGGACGTTTGTCCTAAGCATCTCAATCCGACCAAGGCAATTGGAAAGATCAAGGAATTGATGGTACGTAGGGCTGTATGA
- the sdhA gene encoding succinate dehydrogenase flavoprotein subunit encodes MTAIKKVLPRRRFDAVIIGAGGSGMRASLQLAEAGLNVAVLTKVFPTRSHTVAAQGGIGASLGNMSEDNWHYHFYDTIKGSDWLGDQDVIEFMCREAPKVVYELEHFGMPFDRNPDGTIYQRPFGGHTANYGEKAVQRACAAADRTGHAMLHTLYQRNVRAKTNFFVEWLALDLIRDDAGDVVGVTALEMETGQVYILETKVVMMATGGAGRIWDASTNAFINTGDGMGLAARAGIPLEDMEFWQFHPTGVAGAGVLLTEGCRGEGGILRNKDGERFMERYAPTYKDLAPRDFVSRCMDQEIKEGRGCGPNGDYVVLDLTHIGAETIMKRLPSVYEIGINFANVDVTKEPIPVVPTIHYQMGGIPTNINGQVVVPAKGKPNEIVNGLYAIGECSCVSVHGANRLGTNSLLDLLVFGRAAGNHIVAMDLKKREFKPLPANAGEQTLARIAALDESTSGEYAQDVANDIRKTMQKYAGVFRNQELMDEGVRQMAKLTERAKHLWLKDKSEIFNTARIEALEVANLIEAANATMISAAARTESRGAHSHDDHQHRDDDNWMKHTLWYSEGNRLDYKPVVLKPLTVESFPPKERTF; translated from the coding sequence ATGACCGCGATTAAAAAAGTATTGCCACGCCGTCGGTTCGACGCGGTAATTATCGGTGCAGGTGGTTCAGGTATGCGTGCTTCTTTGCAGTTAGCAGAGGCTGGCCTGAATGTTGCGGTATTAACTAAGGTTTTCCCAACGCGCTCACATACCGTTGCTGCTCAGGGCGGTATCGGTGCCTCACTCGGCAACATGAGTGAAGACAACTGGCACTATCATTTTTACGACACGATTAAAGGTTCAGATTGGTTAGGCGACCAAGACGTGATCGAGTTTATGTGCCGCGAAGCTCCAAAAGTTGTTTATGAGCTTGAGCACTTCGGTATGCCTTTTGACCGCAATCCTGACGGCACTATTTATCAACGCCCATTTGGCGGACACACAGCAAACTATGGCGAGAAAGCCGTGCAACGTGCTTGCGCTGCAGCTGACCGTACTGGTCATGCCATGTTACATACCTTGTACCAGCGAAACGTTCGTGCAAAAACAAACTTCTTCGTTGAGTGGTTAGCTCTCGATTTGATTCGTGATGACGCGGGTGATGTCGTTGGAGTTACTGCGCTCGAAATGGAAACAGGTCAAGTTTATATTTTAGAAACCAAAGTAGTCATGATGGCTACTGGCGGTGCTGGTCGTATTTGGGATGCATCTACCAATGCATTTATTAACACTGGCGATGGCATGGGCCTTGCTGCACGTGCAGGCATTCCATTGGAAGATATGGAGTTCTGGCAATTCCACCCAACTGGCGTAGCTGGTGCAGGGGTATTGTTGACTGAAGGTTGTCGTGGCGAAGGCGGCATCTTGCGTAACAAGGATGGCGAGCGCTTCATGGAGCGCTATGCTCCAACTTATAAAGACTTAGCGCCGCGCGATTTTGTATCTCGCTGCATGGATCAGGAAATTAAAGAAGGGCGCGGTTGTGGCCCGAATGGCGATTATGTTGTTCTCGACTTAACGCACATTGGTGCCGAGACCATCATGAAGCGTTTACCTTCGGTTTATGAAATCGGTATTAACTTTGCTAACGTTGATGTGACGAAAGAACCGATTCCTGTTGTGCCAACAATTCACTATCAGATGGGCGGTATTCCTACCAACATTAATGGTCAAGTTGTTGTCCCAGCTAAAGGTAAACCTAATGAAATCGTGAATGGCCTTTATGCCATTGGTGAGTGCTCTTGTGTATCTGTTCACGGTGCAAACCGTTTAGGTACTAACTCATTGCTCGACCTCTTGGTATTTGGTCGTGCAGCTGGTAATCATATTGTTGCGATGGATCTTAAGAAGCGCGAATTCAAACCATTGCCTGCTAATGCTGGTGAGCAAACTTTGGCTCGTATTGCTGCTCTTGATGAATCCACTTCTGGTGAGTATGCGCAAGATGTTGCAAACGATATTCGTAAGACTATGCAGAAATACGCTGGCGTGTTCCGCAATCAAGAGTTGATGGACGAGGGTGTTCGTCAAATGGCGAAGTTGACAGAGCGCGCTAAACACTTATGGTTAAAAGACAAGTCTGAAATTTTCAATACGGCGCGTATCGAAGCTTTGGAAGTTGCTAACTTGATCGAGGCTGCAAATGCAACCATGATTTCAGCTGCAGCACGTACTGAAAGTCGTGGTGCTCATTCTCATGATGATCATCAACATCGTGATGATGACAACTGGATGAAGCACACACTTTGGTATAGCGAAGGTAACCGCTTGGACTACAAGCCGGTTGTCCTTAAGCCATTGACTGTTGAGTCTTTCCCTCCAAAAGAACGTACTTTCTAA
- the sdhD gene encoding succinate dehydrogenase, hydrophobic membrane anchor protein — MPIYQIGPKRLVVGAHYGLKEWIIQRATAIVMVVFTIVLLVDYCITGSATYEGWASLFSNQFMKLLTLLFFISLFYHAWIGIRDIWMDYIKPVSIRLTLQVLTVLYLVACAAYAVQILWKV; from the coding sequence ATGCCTATTTATCAAATTGGACCTAAGCGCTTAGTTGTTGGCGCCCATTACGGCCTCAAAGAGTGGATTATTCAGCGCGCTACAGCCATCGTGATGGTGGTTTTTACGATTGTTCTTTTGGTGGACTACTGCATCACCGGTAGCGCAACTTATGAAGGTTGGGCTTCCTTATTTAGCAACCAGTTCATGAAGCTCTTGACGCTATTATTTTTTATCAGCTTGTTCTATCACGCATGGATTGGTATCCGCGATATCTGGATGGACTACATCAAGCCTGTCAGCATTCGTTTAACACTCCAAGTGTTAACTGTTTTGTATCTTGTAGCCTGTGCGGCCTATGCCGTACAAATTTTGTGGAAAGTGTAA
- the sdhC gene encoding succinate dehydrogenase, cytochrome b556 subunit produces MVDAQQDVKKDRPVYRNIGLAQLIKYRLPWAGKVSILHRISGAALFLMLPFLLYLLDQSLASEMSYQTFQAITGHVLVKIILLGLIWSFLHHFCAGIRYLLLDLEIGVEKADANRSAIFVFCLGLALTAIVGLKLFGLY; encoded by the coding sequence ATGGTTGATGCACAGCAAGATGTAAAAAAAGATAGACCTGTTTACCGAAACATTGGTCTGGCTCAGTTAATTAAGTACCGCCTTCCTTGGGCTGGGAAAGTTTCTATTCTTCACCGAATCAGCGGAGCGGCACTGTTCTTGATGTTGCCATTCTTGCTTTATCTCTTAGATCAAAGCTTGGCCTCTGAGATGAGTTACCAAACCTTCCAGGCAATTACGGGTCATGTATTGGTAAAAATTATCCTTTTGGGATTAATCTGGTCCTTTTTGCACCATTTTTGTGCCGGCATTCGCTATCTTCTATTGGATTTAGAGATTGGCGTTGAAAAGGCTGATGCCAACCGCTCTGCAATTTTTGTATTTTGCTTAGGCCTAGCTCTAACCGCGATTGTTGGCCTCAAACTTTTTGGCCTTTATTAA
- a CDS encoding GntR family transcriptional regulator, which yields MSLISEPIASFSPLYEQIKAMILASLQASEWLPGDAIPSEMELAARYAVSQGTVRKAIDELAAQNLLIRRQGKGTFVATHQEEDFQYRFLRLEPDSGEKLHLKNQFLACENIPSDPYIARLLKLKPGDAIIRIDRIQSSAGRPIAFEEIWLPEARFKGLNLEMLNAWPGPMYAFYESEYATHMVRAEEKIKAVLAGSDLAKYLQISEGAALLSVERVAFTYGNKPVEIRHARYDTNGQHYDNKLN from the coding sequence TTGTCCCTTATATCCGAACCAATTGCCTCGTTTAGCCCGCTGTATGAGCAAATTAAAGCCATGATATTGGCGAGTTTGCAGGCCTCTGAATGGTTGCCTGGTGATGCAATCCCCAGTGAGATGGAACTTGCAGCCCGATACGCAGTGAGTCAGGGGACGGTTCGTAAGGCCATTGATGAACTAGCTGCGCAAAACTTGCTAATTCGTCGCCAGGGCAAGGGTACCTTTGTAGCAACCCACCAAGAGGAAGACTTCCAATATCGTTTTTTACGTTTAGAGCCTGATTCTGGTGAGAAGTTGCACCTAAAAAACCAGTTTTTAGCCTGCGAGAACATCCCATCGGACCCCTATATTGCTCGCTTACTCAAGCTCAAGCCAGGTGATGCAATTATTCGGATTGATCGAATACAAAGCTCTGCGGGTCGACCAATCGCTTTTGAAGAGATTTGGCTCCCCGAAGCCCGTTTTAAAGGCTTAAATCTAGAGATGCTCAATGCTTGGCCTGGCCCAATGTATGCCTTCTATGAGAGTGAATATGCTACTCATATGGTTCGGGCGGAGGAAAAAATTAAGGCCGTCTTGGCGGGTTCAGACCTAGCCAAATATCTCCAAATTTCAGAGGGTGCCGCCTTACTCTCTGTTGAACGTGTGGCTTTCACCTACGGGAATAAACCAGTAGAAATTCGGCACGCAAGATATGACACTAACGGTCAGCATTACGACAACAAATTAAACTAG